A region of the Mycoavidus sp. HKI genome:
CCTTATCACTGTATGCCATGATCTAACTCCAAAAAAAACCTTTTATTGACTCAGCTAATTTCAGCCAAGTTACATACTGCATACCACTTTAGGCGAAGCGCAAATCGTTTATCGAATCGGCTCTAGCCGCCGTCAATGTGCTGCCCAGACGATCGAATTCAGATCGACCCCTGCTTGGTGCATTTCCCACAATGGCGACAAATCGCGCAACTTAGCAATTTTACTTTCCATCAAACGGATCACGTAATCCATTTCCTGTAACGTCGTAAAGCGCCCTACAGAAAACCGAATTGAACTGTGCGCCAGTTCATCATTACGCCCAAGCGCACGCAATACATAAGAAGGCTCAAGCGAGGCCGAGGTACAAGCAGAGCCAGATGATACGGCGATATCCTTGACCGCCATAATCAACGATTCGCCCTCAACAAAATTAAAGCTAATGTTCAGATTGTGAGGCACGCGCTGCTGTGTATCGCCGTTTACATACACTTCTTCCATTTTACTTAGACCCTGCAGCAGTCTGTCATAAAGCGCACGCGCATGCTTAGTGTCAGCGTCCATTTCTGCATGAGCTAGGCGAAAAGCTTCGCCCATGCCGACAATCTGGTGCGTCGGCAAAGTGCCTGAGCGCATGCCCCGCTCATGACCGCCGCCGTGCATCTGCGCTTCGATGCGCACGCGCGGTTTGCGGCGAATATACATCGCGCCAATGCCTTTAGGGCCATACGCCTTATGCGCAGAAAAAGACATCAAATCAACCTTTAAGCGGGCTAGATCAATCCCCACCTTACCTGCCGCTTGCGCTGCATCCACATGAAAAATAATGCCTTTATCGCGACAAATCTCACCGATTTGCTCAATATCTTGGATCACACCGATTTCATTATTGACCATCATCACCGAAACTAAGATCGTATCGGGACGAAGCGCTTGCTTAAAGACATCAAGATCCAACAAGCCGTTTTCTAAAACCTCAAGATAAGTCACCTCAAAACCTTGTCGCTCAAGCTCACGACAGGTATCCAGCACAGCTTTGTGCTCGGTTTTAACGGTAATAATATGCTTACCTTTGCTTTGATAGAAATGCGCAGCGCCTTTTATAGCCAGGTTGTTCGACTCAGTCGCACCCGAAGTCCAAACAATTTCACGAGGATCGCAATTGGCCAAGGCCGCCACTTGCGCACGCGCGTCTTCTACCGCTTGCTCCGCCGTCCAACCATAAGAATGGCTGCGCGAAGCCGGATTGCCGAAATGCTCGCACAAATAAGGGATCATTTTGTCCGCAACCCGAGGATCAACAGGCGTAGTCGCGCTGTAATCCAGATAGATCGGAAGGCGGGGAAGAACGTTTTTCATTAATGACTCCGAAAACCTTAAATTATATCCATCGTACTGACACGCTGGTCACGTAATACGGTCAAGCGAGGCTCAGCAGACATAAACTGCTGAGCCACCAAATCTTGTAGTGATACTGAATCAAGGTACTCACGCATTCTTTGATTCAATGTCGACCATAATCTATGCGTCATGCAATGTCCTTCTTGATGAGAGGCATGATCGCAGCTACCTTTGCCACCGCAGCGTGTCGCATCAAGCGCTTCATCAGCTGCAATAACGATATCTGCGACTGTAATTTCTGCAACTTGCCGGCCAAGTTTATAGCCGCCACCTGGCCCACGCACACTCTCAACAATGCCATGCCGACGCAGCTTGCTAAATAATTGCTCAAGATACGACAGCGAAATGCGTTGCCGCTCGCTAATGACGGCAAGCGTAACAGGGCCTTTGGCGCGGTGTAACGCTAAATCTAGCATGGCGGTCACAGCGAAACGGCCTTTTGTCGTAAGTCTCATAGGTAAGCAAAAACATCAAAGCGGACAAAGTGATCAAATTAGGTTCAGTAGCCTAACTATTTCTATGCACTGCACTCACTAAGTACACTCAATAACCTGACTATCTTTGTCAAGTATAAATAACCTAGGAATTTAGTCAAGTATAGGAGGGCTTTTATTCGCTCGTTCTGTAAAAGAACCGGCAAAAAGCCAAAATTAAGCCGAGCCTAACAGCTCACTCTGTATCACTCTTTTCTGAAGGTTGCCGGTCTTTGGTGCTTGGATTGAACTTACCACGCAGCATACGAATTACCCAGAAGACATAGCCTGAAAGCCCATACAGAACAAATAAGCCAAACAACATAATTGGTGGGTCGGACGACACCAGCACAAAAGCCAGCACCACCAACAAAATCACCCCAAATGGCACGCGATATCGGATATCCAGGGTTTTGCCGCTGTAAAACGGCGCATTTGAGACCATTGTGATGCCGGCATAAAGCGTCAACGTAAAAGCCACCCAAGGCAGCCAACTGAGCTTCATCGGAATCCGGTTATCAATCACCAGCCAGACAAAACCCGCAATCAAGGCAGCCGCGGCGGGGCTTGGTAAACCTTGGAAAAAACGGCTGTCGATTTTATTCAGGTTGGTATTAAAGCGCGCTAAGCGTAATGCCGAGCCCGCACAATAGACAAAGGCCGCGAGCCAACCCCAACGCCCTAAATCCTTTAAGGCCCATTCATACATGACTAACGCAGGCGCCACGCCAAATGACACCATATCGGATATGCTGTCATATTGCTCACCAAAGGCACTTTGCGTTTTTGTCATACGCGCCACCCGGCCATCCATCCCATCGAGCACCATAGCTGCAAAAATCGCAATCGCAGCCATTTCAAATTGCTGATTCATCGCCTGCACAATGGCAAAAAATCCACAAAAAAGCGCCGCCGTGGTAAATGCATTCGGTAACAAATAGATGCCCCGTTTGCGTAAGCGCCTTTGACGCTCAACCCTTAGCGTATCTTCATTATCAACCTCACCTTCGGCTTGACGGCGAAGCGAGCGCGGCAAAAACGTACCGTTTTGACGTACGCGGCGCAGCTTGGAAGCAGACATTCAAATTCCTTTAAAAAAGCGCAGCTGATCTAACATTTCAGGTTATGCGATACCTTTGGGCCAGGGACTTGGGGCGTGCCACAAGTCCCTAGGTTAGGTAGGGGACGCTTGGTCGATTTCTTCAAGACTCAAATTCAGCCAGAATAGTCGAAGTAGCAAACACTTTCTCACCAATCGCAACTTTTGGGCGGCTGCCAAGCGGCAGATACACATCAACCCGCGAGCCAAAGCGGATAAAACCGTAACGTTGACCGCGCTTAACAGACTCATTCGTCGTCACATAGCACAGGATCCGGCGCGCCACGAGTCCGGCGACCTGAACCGCAGTCACGGTTTGTCCTGCCTCTGTTTCGATCACCAACGCATTACGCTCATTCTCAAGCGAGGATTTATCCAGCGCTGCATTGAAAAATGCCCCAGGAAAATAAGCCGCTCTTTTAACCACGCCATCGACCGGCGAGCGCTGCGAATGGGCATTGAAAACATTCATAAATACACTAATCATCAATGCTTCACGCTCAGCGTAGGGGTCGCGGCAAGTTTGCACCGCCACCACGCGGCCATCAGCTGGACTGAGCACAGCATTAGCTTGGCTTGGAATCGGGCGGGGCGGATCGCGGAAAAATTGCACCACAAATACGGTCAGCAGCCAAAATGGCCAAGACCACGCAAAACCGGCAAAGATTTGCACGACGAGCGTCAAAACCGCGATAAATAACAAAAAAGGCCAGCCTTCGCGGGCAATAATTGGGTGAGGATAGTTCATATATGTCGTTTAATTTTTTGATTGGTCAACCAGCTTATTTTTCGTAATCCAAGGCATCATTGAGCGTAATTTGCCACCCACTTGCTCAATTTGATGCTCAGCATTTAAACGCCGCCGCGAAATCAGCGTAGGCGCGCCTGTCAGATGCTCAGTGATAAAGCTTTTTGCATATTCGCCACTCTGAATATCTTGCAGCACTTTGCGCATCTCATCTTTGGTTTTTTCAGTCACAATGCGGGGGCCGGTAACATATTCGCCATATTCCGCATTATTCGAGATCGAATAATTCATATTCGCAATCCCGCCTTCATAGATCAAATCAACGATCAGCTTAAGTTCATGCAGACATTCAAAATAAGCCATTTCCGGAGCATAACCGGCTTCGACCAAAGTTTCAAAACCCGCCTTGATCAATTCAACCGTGCCGCCACATAAAACGGCCTGCTCACCGAATAGATCGGTTTCAGTTTCTTCACGGAAATTCGTTTCAATAATGCCTGCGCGCCCACCGCCATTGGCGACTGCATAGGACAATGCTAACTCACGCGCCAGTCCCGATTGATTCTGCGCCACCGCGATTAAATGAGGGACGCCGCCGCCTTGAGTATAAGTTGAGCGTACCGTATGGCCTGGCGCTTTAGGCGCAATCATAATCACATCTAGGTCAGCGCGCGGCACCACCTGCCCATAATGAATACTAAAACCATGCGCAAAGGCCAGGGCTGCGCCCGCTTTGATATTGGGCTCAACTTCGCGCCGATAAACGCTACCAATCTGCTCATCAGGCAGCAACATCATCACAATATCCGCGCCCTGTACGGCCGCGGCCACTTCTTTAACCATCAAG
Encoded here:
- the pssA gene encoding CDP-diacylglycerol--serine O-phosphatidyltransferase gives rise to the protein MSASKLRRVRQNGTFLPRSLRRQAEGEVDNEDTLRVERQRRLRKRGIYLLPNAFTTAALFCGFFAIVQAMNQQFEMAAIAIFAAMVLDGMDGRVARMTKTQSAFGEQYDSISDMVSFGVAPALVMYEWALKDLGRWGWLAAFVYCAGSALRLARFNTNLNKIDSRFFQGLPSPAAAALIAGFVWLVIDNRIPMKLSWLPWVAFTLTLYAGITMVSNAPFYSGKTLDIRYRVPFGVILLVVLAFVLVSSDPPIMLFGLFVLYGLSGYVFWVIRMLRGKFNPSTKDRQPSEKSDTE
- a CDS encoding phosphatidylserine decarboxylase — its product is MNYPHPIIAREGWPFLLFIAVLTLVVQIFAGFAWSWPFWLLTVFVVQFFRDPPRPIPSQANAVLSPADGRVVAVQTCRDPYAEREALMISVFMNVFNAHSQRSPVDGVVKRAAYFPGAFFNAALDKSSLENERNALVIETEAGQTVTAVQVAGLVARRILCYVTTNESVKRGQRYGFIRFGSRVDVYLPLGSRPKVAIGEKVFATSTILAEFES
- a CDS encoding IscS subfamily cysteine desulfurase → MKNVLPRLPIYLDYSATTPVDPRVADKMIPYLCEHFGNPASRSHSYGWTAEQAVEDARAQVAALANCDPREIVWTSGATESNNLAIKGAAHFYQSKGKHIITVKTEHKAVLDTCRELERQGFEVTYLEVLENGLLDLDVFKQALRPDTILVSVMMVNNEIGVIQDIEQIGEICRDKGIIFHVDAAQAAGKVGIDLARLKVDLMSFSAHKAYGPKGIGAMYIRRKPRVRIEAQMHGGGHERGMRSGTLPTHQIVGMGEAFRLAHAEMDADTKHARALYDRLLQGLSKMEEVYVNGDTQQRVPHNLNISFNFVEGESLIMAVKDIAVSSGSACTSASLEPSYVLRALGRNDELAHSSIRFSVGRFTTLQEMDYVIRLMESKIAKLRDLSPLWEMHQAGVDLNSIVWAAH
- the ilvC gene encoding ketol-acid reductoisomerase — encoded protein: MKVYYDKDADLSLVKGKTVTIIGYGSQGHAHALNLNDSGVKVTVGLRRDGASWHKAEQAGLMVKEVAAAVQGADIVMMLLPDEQIGSVYRREVEPNIKAGAALAFAHGFSIHYGQVVPRADLDVIMIAPKAPGHTVRSTYTQGGGVPHLIAVAQNQSGLARELALSYAVANGGGRAGIIETNFREETETDLFGEQAVLCGGTVELIKAGFETLVEAGYAPEMAYFECLHELKLIVDLIYEGGIANMNYSISNNAEYGEYVTGPRIVTEKTKDEMRKVLQDIQSGEYAKSFITEHLTGAPTLISRRRLNAEHQIEQVGGKLRSMMPWITKNKLVDQSKN